From one Mycolicibacterium sp. HK-90 genomic stretch:
- the rpmA gene encoding 50S ribosomal protein L27 — MAHKKGASSSRNGRESAAQRLGVKRFGGQVVKAGEILVRQRGTHFHPGVNVGRGGDDTLFALAPGAVEFGSKRGRKHVNIVPVARPEA, encoded by the coding sequence ATGGCACATAAGAAGGGCGCTTCCAGCTCGCGCAACGGTCGTGAATCCGCAGCACAGCGGCTCGGCGTCAAGCGCTTCGGTGGTCAGGTCGTCAAGGCAGGCGAGATCCTCGTCCGTCAGCGCGGTACCCACTTCCATCCCGGCGTCAACGTCGGCCGTGGCGGCGACGACACGCTGTTCGCGCTGGCCCCCGGCGCCGTGGAGTTCGGCTCCAAGCGTGGCCGCAAGCACGTGAACATCGTTCCCGTGGCTCGCCCGGAGGCCTGA